One window of the Leptotrichia trevisanii DSM 22070 genome contains the following:
- the rsfS gene encoding ribosome silencing factor produces the protein MSEINNNYEKEVQEIIDIMEDKKAQDIKVYDMRGKSPFFDYSILCTGSSSRNIEAIATDIKKSLDNVKSVEGLDEANWVLIDAGDLIVSVFSKDAREYYRLDDFYNGVNEENDGE, from the coding sequence ATGAGTGAAATAAATAATAATTATGAAAAAGAAGTTCAAGAGATAATTGATATTATGGAAGATAAGAAGGCACAGGATATAAAGGTGTATGATATGAGAGGAAAATCACCATTTTTTGATTATTCGATTTTGTGTACTGGGAGTTCTTCCAGAAATATTGAAGCGATAGCGACTGATATAAAGAAGAGCCTTGACAATGTGAAAAGTGTGGAGGGGCTTGATGAGGCAAACTGGGTTCTTATTGACGCAGGGGATTTAATTGTCAGCGTGTTTAGCAAGGACGCAAGGGAATATTACAGATTAGATGATTTTTATAATGGCGTGAATGAAGAAAATGATGGAGAATAG
- a CDS encoding RsmE family RNA methyltransferase has product MLTVIAEKENIDENNKKILIKDKSDCNHIQNVYRLNIGDELRIIDGKYEYFTKIMEISKKEVAVKILEKKEDSYSLNVNIDVAIGILKNDKMNLAIQKLTEIGVNRIIPLKTERVVVKINEKKEKWDIVVRESLKQCRGIKFTEITPVKKLTEINYQKYDKIIFAYENSDESKSLSEIIKKEDKNILYIIGPEGGITQEEVNFLKENKAIEISLGKRILRAETAAIVVCGIIANFYI; this is encoded by the coding sequence TTGTTGACTGTAATAGCGGAAAAAGAAAATATTGATGAAAATAATAAAAAAATTTTGATAAAAGATAAGTCAGACTGCAATCATATTCAAAATGTTTATCGTCTAAATATAGGCGATGAATTGCGGATAATTGACGGCAAATATGAATATTTTACGAAAATTATGGAAATCTCAAAAAAGGAAGTTGCTGTAAAAATATTGGAAAAAAAAGAAGACAGTTATTCCTTAAATGTAAATATTGATGTTGCAATAGGAATTTTAAAGAATGATAAAATGAATCTGGCAATACAGAAACTGACAGAAATTGGCGTAAATAGAATAATTCCTTTAAAAACCGAACGAGTTGTCGTAAAAATTAACGAAAAAAAAGAAAAATGGGACATAGTTGTAAGGGAATCCCTGAAACAATGCAGAGGAATAAAATTTACTGAAATTACGCCTGTAAAAAAATTGACAGAAATTAATTATCAAAAATATGATAAAATAATTTTTGCTTATGAAAATAGTGATGAGTCAAAATCTTTATCAGAAATAATAAAGAAAGAAGATAAAAATATTTTATACATAATTGGCCCGGAAGGTGGAATTACCCAAGAGGAAGTCAATTTTTTAAAAGAAAACAAAGCAATAGAAATCAGCCTAGGAAAACGTATTTTGAGGGCAGAAACTGCGGCAATTGTGGTGTGTGGCATTATTGCCAATTTTTATATATAA
- the ruvB gene encoding Holliday junction branch migration DNA helicase RuvB has protein sequence MNEERILEPKELGEDNIQRSLRPKTFKEYIGQQDLKEKMNIFIKAAKMRNESLDHILLYGPPGLGKTTLAGVIATEMGVNLKITTGPVLEKAGDLAAILTSLEENDILFIDEIHRLNTSVEEILYPAMEDGELDILIGKGPSARSIRVELPQFTLIGATTRAGQLSTPLRDRFGVTHRMEYYKLEELKEIIRRGANILNVSYDEDGITEIAKRSRGTPRIANRLLKRARDFALVEGSGVLEKESVDGILRLLGVDDNGLDELDRNILLSIINVYNGGPVGIETLSLLLGEDRRTIEEVYEPYLVKIGFIKRTPRGRVVTEFGYKHLGIEKIFSEKG, from the coding sequence ATGAATGAGGAAAGAATATTGGAACCTAAGGAATTAGGAGAGGACAATATTCAAAGAAGTTTACGGCCAAAAACTTTTAAGGAATATATTGGCCAGCAAGATTTGAAAGAAAAAATGAATATATTTATAAAGGCTGCTAAAATGAGGAATGAATCGCTTGATCATATTTTGCTGTATGGGCCTCCGGGACTGGGGAAAACTACTCTTGCGGGAGTTATTGCCACAGAAATGGGAGTAAATTTGAAGATAACGACTGGCCCTGTACTTGAAAAAGCTGGGGATTTAGCGGCTATTTTGACGTCTTTGGAGGAAAATGATATTTTGTTTATTGATGAGATTCATAGATTAAATACATCGGTGGAGGAAATTTTGTATCCTGCGATGGAAGATGGGGAACTGGATATTCTTATCGGAAAAGGGCCGTCTGCAAGAAGTATTCGTGTAGAATTGCCACAATTTACATTAATTGGAGCAACTACGAGAGCAGGCCAGTTAAGTACACCGCTTAGAGACAGATTTGGAGTTACTCATAGGATGGAATATTACAAATTGGAAGAATTGAAGGAAATTATACGAAGAGGGGCAAATATTCTAAATGTTTCGTATGATGAGGACGGAATTACGGAAATTGCCAAAAGAAGTCGAGGAACACCCAGAATTGCAAATAGGCTTTTGAAAAGAGCGAGGGATTTTGCATTGGTGGAAGGTTCTGGCGTTTTGGAAAAGGAAAGTGTTGATGGTATTTTGAGGCTTCTGGGAGTGGATGATAATGGACTTGATGAACTTGACAGAAATATTTTGTTATCAATTATAAATGTTTACAATGGAGGGCCTGTTGGAATTGAAACATTGTCGCTTTTACTAGGAGAGGATAGACGAACAATTGAGGAAGTTTATGAACCATATCTAGTAAAAATTGGATTTATAAAAAGAACTCCACGTGGTAGAGTTGTAACGGAATTTGGATATAAGCATTTAGGAATTGAAAAAATATTTAGTGAAAAGGGATAA
- a CDS encoding DUF445 domain-containing protein, protein MGNLLVQLAIMVFVGILIGWFTNYLAIKLLFRPYKEVNLLFFKIQGLIPKNRDRISENIAETIEKELISVEHITAKLKDSDVINDEVLDKLLDKIIGEKLKKSVLEKNPLLKMFLNDSVIEKIKSYFKKSILENKEEIVEEIIKIAEDKIDFKEIMLEKMKNFSLEEMEKIILSVSKNELKHIEIIGGVLGGVIALFQFFIMLLLKQI, encoded by the coding sequence TTGGGAAATTTATTAGTACAGCTTGCTATAATGGTATTTGTTGGAATACTTATAGGATGGTTTACAAATTATCTGGCAATAAAGCTGCTATTCAGGCCTTATAAGGAAGTAAATTTGCTATTTTTTAAAATACAGGGACTAATCCCAAAGAATAGGGACAGAATATCAGAAAATATTGCTGAAACAATAGAAAAGGAACTTATCTCAGTAGAACACATTACTGCAAAGCTAAAAGACAGTGATGTAATTAACGATGAAGTTCTGGATAAGCTGCTTGACAAAATTATAGGTGAAAAGCTGAAAAAAAGTGTATTAGAAAAAAATCCGCTATTAAAGATGTTTTTAAACGATTCAGTAATTGAAAAGATAAAATCATATTTTAAAAAATCAATTTTGGAAAACAAAGAGGAAATAGTGGAGGAAATCATAAAAATTGCAGAAGACAAAATAGACTTTAAAGAAATTATGCTGGAAAAAATGAAAAATTTTTCGCTGGAGGAAATGGAAAAAATCATTTTGTCCGTATCTAAAAATGAATTAAAGCATATTGAGATTATTGGTGGAGTATTGGGAGGAGTAATTGCGTTATTCCAGTTTTTTATAATGTTATTATTAAAACAGATATAA
- a CDS encoding flavodoxin domain-containing protein, which yields MATLNIIYYTGTGNTADMAKYIGEGAENAGADVKLINVEEANENAINADFVAFGSPAGGAEEVAPEMIEFIEGIKDKIFGKTVGLFGSYDWGQGGWMETWREEMINEGFSIVNDGLIIHLAVDDDEKIEKCKEYGRAIVG from the coding sequence ATGGCAACATTAAATATAATTTATTATACAGGTACTGGAAATACTGCGGATATGGCAAAATACATTGGAGAAGGGGCAGAAAATGCTGGAGCCGATGTAAAATTGATAAATGTGGAAGAAGCCAATGAAAATGCAATAAATGCTGATTTTGTAGCATTCGGATCGCCTGCTGGAGGAGCAGAGGAAGTTGCACCTGAAATGATAGAATTTATTGAAGGGATAAAGGACAAAATTTTTGGAAAAACAGTTGGACTTTTTGGCTCCTATGACTGGGGACAAGGTGGATGGATGGAGACTTGGCGTGAAGAAATGATAAATGAAGGGTTTTCTATTGTAAACGACGGACTTATCATTCATCTGGCTGTTGATGATGATGAAAAAATTGAGAAATGCAAGGAATACGGAAGAGCAATAGTTGGTTAG
- a CDS encoding acetate/propionate family kinase, producing the protein MKVLVINCGSSSAKFELIDMTNEQSMAKGNCERIGITNPIFSYKNLLTGEKVDKMEVPMENHTVAVELILKTLQDEKIGVISSVDEIDSIGHRIVHGGEYYEKSVIVDDEVIKNLEEIAPLAPLHNPAHIMGIKVIQKLLPGKKNVVVFDTAFHQTMPPKAYMYPYPYEDYTELKVRKYGFHGTSHRYVSEVAREMLGKEDSKIIVCHLGNGASISAVQNGKVVDTSMGMTPLAGVMMGTRTGDVDPASVIYIMRKRGLSLDEMNNRMNKKSGILGMIGISSDFRDLDTAKKAGDEKAVLAYEMFCYRIQLYIGAYVAAMNGVDAIAFTGGIGENSVGAKQHICEGLSYFGIELDKEKNEQRLSGNVELSTKNSKVKIYKIETAEELVIARDTYKLTK; encoded by the coding sequence ATGAAAGTTTTAGTAATAAATTGCGGGAGTTCATCTGCAAAATTTGAACTTATTGATATGACTAATGAGCAGTCGATGGCTAAGGGAAATTGTGAAAGAATAGGGATTACTAATCCTATTTTCAGCTATAAAAATCTATTAACTGGAGAAAAAGTTGATAAAATGGAAGTTCCTATGGAAAATCACACAGTTGCGGTGGAACTTATATTAAAGACACTTCAGGATGAGAAAATAGGGGTAATTTCAAGTGTGGATGAAATTGATTCGATAGGACATAGAATTGTCCATGGTGGAGAATATTATGAAAAATCTGTAATTGTAGACGATGAAGTTATAAAAAATCTTGAAGAAATCGCACCACTTGCACCTTTACACAATCCAGCCCATATAATGGGGATAAAGGTTATCCAAAAATTGCTTCCTGGGAAGAAAAATGTAGTCGTATTTGACACAGCTTTCCATCAGACAATGCCGCCAAAAGCATATATGTATCCTTATCCTTATGAAGATTACACTGAATTAAAAGTTAGAAAATATGGATTTCACGGGACTTCTCACAGATACGTAAGTGAAGTGGCAAGAGAAATGTTAGGAAAAGAGGATTCCAAAATTATAGTTTGCCATCTTGGGAATGGAGCGAGCATTTCAGCAGTTCAAAATGGTAAAGTTGTAGATACATCAATGGGAATGACGCCTCTTGCGGGAGTTATGATGGGAACTAGAACTGGAGATGTAGATCCTGCTTCTGTTATTTATATTATGAGAAAAAGAGGACTATCTTTGGATGAAATGAATAATAGAATGAACAAGAAGTCTGGAATTTTGGGGATGATAGGAATAAGTTCAGATTTTCGTGATTTAGATACAGCCAAAAAAGCTGGGGATGAAAAAGCTGTTTTAGCTTATGAAATGTTCTGCTACAGAATACAGCTTTATATTGGAGCTTATGTTGCAGCAATGAATGGTGTTGATGCAATTGCCTTTACAGGTGGAATTGGTGAAAATTCAGTTGGAGCAAAACAGCATATCTGTGAAGGACTTTCATATTTTGGAATTGAACTGGATAAAGAAAAAAATGAACAAAGACTATCAGGAAATGTTGAATTATCAACAAAAAATTCAAAAGTTAAAATTTATAAGATTGAAACAGCAGAAGAACTTGTAATTGCAAGAGATACTTATAAATTAACAAAATAA
- the pta gene encoding phosphate acetyltransferase, which translates to MNTLTDELKEKAKKLNKTIILPETEDERVLRATEKIISEGIAKIALVGDEKKIKAKADKIGVSLEGAIFYNPDSCATIDNMSELLKKRREKKGMTFETAKAILMSDPRYFAAMLVHQGRVDGMVAGSSSPTAHVLRAAIHVIGPREGLKTVSSSFVMITNTPEFGDNGTFVYSDGGVIPNPTAMQLADIAISAAEKARFTAGIKEPKVAFLSFSTKGSADGVSVSKVREAIEILKVRNVDFDFDGELQLDAAIVPEVAAAKASGSKVAGQANVLIFPDLDSGNIGYKLTQRLAKAKALGPLIQGLARPVHDLSRGCSVEDIVEVVAITAVESEM; encoded by the coding sequence ATGAACACATTGACAGATGAATTAAAAGAAAAAGCTAAAAAATTAAACAAAACCATTATTTTACCTGAAACAGAGGATGAAAGAGTTTTGCGGGCAACAGAAAAAATTATTAGTGAAGGAATTGCAAAAATAGCTTTAGTCGGAGATGAAAAAAAAATAAAGGCAAAAGCAGACAAAATTGGAGTTTCATTGGAAGGAGCGATATTTTACAATCCTGATTCATGTGCAACAATTGACAATATGTCGGAGCTCTTGAAAAAAAGAAGAGAGAAAAAAGGAATGACATTTGAAACGGCAAAAGCGATACTCATGTCAGATCCAAGATATTTTGCGGCAATGCTTGTACATCAGGGTAGAGTTGATGGAATGGTGGCAGGTTCATCTTCACCAACAGCACACGTTTTAAGAGCGGCAATCCATGTAATTGGGCCAAGAGAAGGCTTAAAAACGGTATCAAGTTCTTTTGTTATGATAACAAACACTCCTGAATTTGGGGATAACGGAACATTTGTATATTCAGATGGTGGAGTAATTCCTAATCCTACTGCTATGCAACTTGCCGATATTGCCATTTCTGCAGCGGAAAAAGCTAGATTTACTGCGGGAATAAAAGAACCTAAAGTAGCATTTTTATCATTTTCTACAAAAGGAAGTGCTGACGGGGTTTCTGTAAGCAAGGTTAGAGAAGCCATCGAAATCTTAAAAGTCAGAAATGTTGATTTTGACTTTGATGGGGAATTGCAGCTGGATGCGGCAATCGTGCCAGAAGTAGCTGCTGCAAAAGCATCTGGATCAAAAGTAGCAGGGCAGGCAAACGTATTGATTTTTCCTGACTTGGATTCAGGAAATATCGGTTACAAATTGACACAGAGACTGGCTAAGGCGAAAGCGTTAGGGCCGTTAATTCAAGGATTGGCACGTCCAGTTCACGATCTTTCAAGAGGATGCAGTGTGGAAGATATAGTTGAGGTTGTGGCAATTACGGCTGTAGAATCTGAAATGTAG
- the ftsY gene encoding signal recognition particle-docking protein FtsY — protein MLKNFFKFGKKKKDEEQKNTLENQIEKEIEDSQSEMDKIKAETEKEIKKTAEEILGKNIEKSENNEKNSEKEKIENLKIEETEEKLDEKTKGKPKLKPLKDRLATPKKGFFGKLKEMLLGKAIDDDLYEELEELLIQSDIGMNMTMQLVEDLEKSVSRKKLKTSEQIYDELKELLKAKLVYNDENSTKLKLQDGKLNILLVVGVNGVGKTTSIGKIAKKLKDSGRKVIIGAGDTFRAAAIEQVEEWGKRTGVEVIKQAHGSDPAAVIFDTVKTAKNRGFDVAILDTAGRLHNKRDLMKELEKINKIIREQSGETDFETLLVIDSTTGQNGLEQARIFNEIVDLTGIILTKFDGTAKGGIIFPITEELKKPIKFIGVGEGIEDLREFDTKEFVEAMFE, from the coding sequence ATGCTGAAAAATTTTTTTAAATTTGGAAAAAAGAAAAAAGATGAGGAACAGAAAAACACTTTAGAAAATCAGATAGAAAAGGAAATTGAGGACAGTCAAAGTGAAATGGATAAAATTAAAGCTGAAACTGAAAAAGAAATAAAGAAAACAGCTGAAGAAATTTTAGGAAAAAATATTGAAAAATCTGAAAATAATGAAAAAAATTCTGAAAAAGAAAAAATTGAAAATTTAAAAATAGAAGAAACAGAAGAGAAATTAGATGAAAAAACGAAAGGCAAACCTAAATTAAAGCCTTTAAAAGATAGATTGGCAACTCCGAAAAAAGGATTTTTTGGAAAATTAAAGGAAATGCTTTTAGGGAAGGCGATAGACGACGATTTGTACGAAGAACTGGAAGAATTGCTGATTCAGTCAGATATTGGAATGAATATGACAATGCAGCTTGTGGAGGACCTGGAAAAATCAGTTTCACGAAAGAAATTGAAAACATCAGAACAAATTTACGATGAATTAAAGGAATTGTTAAAGGCGAAACTTGTTTACAACGATGAAAACAGCACAAAATTAAAATTACAGGATGGAAAACTAAATATCCTTTTAGTTGTGGGAGTAAATGGAGTTGGGAAGACTACTTCCATTGGTAAAATAGCGAAAAAATTGAAGGATAGCGGGAGAAAGGTTATTATTGGGGCTGGAGATACATTTAGAGCCGCTGCCATTGAGCAAGTTGAGGAATGGGGGAAACGGACTGGTGTGGAAGTTATAAAACAGGCACATGGAAGTGATCCTGCCGCTGTAATTTTTGATACGGTGAAAACCGCTAAAAATCGTGGATTTGATGTGGCAATACTGGATACGGCCGGAAGGCTTCACAATAAACGTGATTTGATGAAGGAGCTTGAAAAAATAAATAAAATTATACGTGAGCAGTCTGGAGAAACTGACTTTGAAACGTTGCTTGTAATTGACAGTACAACTGGGCAGAATGGATTGGAGCAGGCTAGAATATTTAATGAAATCGTAGATTTGACAGGAATTATTTTGACAAAATTTGACGGGACGGCAAAAGGAGGGATTATTTTCCCAATCACAGAAGAACTAAAAAAACCGATTAAATTTATAGGTGTTGGAGAAGGAATCGAGGATTTACGGGAATTTGATACAAAGGAATTTGTTGAAGCTATGTTTGAATAA
- the tsaB gene encoding tRNA (adenosine(37)-N6)-threonylcarbamoyltransferase complex dimerization subunit type 1 TsaB, which yields MEKNMLIFAITTTTRLAGLSLYEKDKLLGEIHVEMAKTHSTTILEQIDSLLKWTGKKLDEIENVIVSIGPGSFTGVRIAISVVKGLFFGRNVNFYEVNELDALGFQGYYNLKTSLGNDEDLKIYSLIDSRKEKIYCAAYETSSENRLKLIKNYEVAKLDNAIEEIIENKENNKKVYLIGDAVFNYKAKILNKLGNCVKIFEDKNLTINTMTFVQMFLDKNLENAGVVRKTDIFNLKPDYLEKSQAERDKK from the coding sequence ATGGAGAAAAATATGTTGATATTTGCGATAACGACGACGACTAGACTGGCTGGATTGTCGCTTTATGAGAAAGATAAGCTGCTGGGGGAAATTCATGTGGAAATGGCAAAAACACATTCTACTACGATTTTAGAGCAGATTGACAGCCTTTTGAAATGGACTGGGAAAAAGCTCGACGAAATTGAAAATGTGATTGTTTCGATAGGGCCGGGTTCGTTTACGGGTGTTCGGATAGCAATTTCGGTTGTTAAGGGATTGTTTTTTGGACGGAATGTAAATTTTTATGAGGTGAATGAGTTGGATGCACTTGGTTTTCAAGGGTATTATAATTTGAAAACAAGTTTGGGAAATGATGAGGATTTGAAAATATATTCGCTGATTGATTCACGAAAGGAAAAAATTTATTGTGCGGCTTATGAAACTTCGAGCGAAAATAGGCTAAAATTGATAAAAAATTATGAGGTTGCAAAGTTGGATAATGCAATTGAGGAAATAATTGAAAATAAGGAAAATAATAAAAAAGTTTATCTGATTGGAGATGCAGTTTTTAATTATAAGGCTAAAATATTGAATAAATTAGGAAACTGTGTGAAAATATTTGAAGATAAGAATTTGACAATTAATACAATGACTTTTGTACAGATGTTTTTGGATAAAAATTTGGAAAATGCTGGTGTGGTGAGAAAGACTGATATTTTTAATCTGAAACCGGATTATCTGGAAAAATCACAGGCGGAAAGGGATAAGAAATAA
- the tsaE gene encoding tRNA (adenosine(37)-N6)-threonylcarbamoyltransferase complex ATPase subunit type 1 TsaE, with protein sequence MKNKILTFDKIDKLAKNLAEKLKNGGCLGLIGDLGAGKTTFTKKICEYYNITENVKSPTFTYVIEYNSGDVPVYHFDVYRINDSEEIYEIGFEDYIGEDGSVVIIEWADKILDEMPEDAVFVEINHYSDVAREVSVYNIENGEKVDFEIE encoded by the coding sequence ATGAAAAATAAAATATTAACATTTGATAAGATAGATAAATTAGCCAAAAATTTAGCAGAAAAGTTAAAAAACGGAGGTTGCCTAGGGCTTATTGGAGATTTGGGGGCGGGAAAGACTACATTTACTAAGAAGATTTGTGAATATTATAATATTACGGAGAATGTGAAAAGTCCGACGTTTACTTATGTGATTGAATATAATTCTGGGGATGTACCAGTGTATCATTTTGATGTGTATAGGATTAATGATTCTGAGGAAATTTATGAGATTGGGTTTGAGGATTATATTGGGGAAGATGGAAGTGTTGTAATTATTGAGTGGGCGGACAAGATTTTGGATGAAATGCCTGAGGATGCGGTGTTTGTTGAGATAAATCATTATTCGGATGTGGCTCGTGAAGTGTCAGTTTATAATATTGAAAATGGGGAAAAAGTAGATTTTGAAATTGAATAA
- the rfaE2 gene encoding D-glycero-beta-D-manno-heptose 1-phosphate adenylyltransferase codes for MRNEIVRLQKAGKKVVFTNGVFDILHVGHLTYLEEARNLGDILVVGVNSDASVKVNKGDKRPINSETSRAYVLLGTKFVDYTVIFDEKTPEKLLDILKPGIHVKGGDYKKEDLPETKVVEKNGGEVKILSFVDNISTTEIINKIIEVYKK; via the coding sequence ATGAGAAATGAAATAGTGAGATTGCAGAAGGCTGGGAAAAAGGTAGTTTTTACTAACGGAGTTTTTGATATTTTACATGTTGGGCATTTAACTTATCTGGAGGAAGCCAGAAATCTAGGTGATATTTTGGTTGTTGGTGTGAACAGTGATGCTTCGGTTAAAGTGAATAAAGGGGATAAAAGGCCGATAAATAGCGAAACAAGTAGAGCCTATGTCCTTTTGGGTACAAAGTTTGTAGATTATACAGTAATTTTTGATGAAAAAACACCAGAAAAACTGCTGGATATTTTAAAGCCAGGTATTCACGTAAAAGGTGGAGATTATAAAAAAGAAGACTTGCCAGAAACAAAAGTTGTTGAAAAAAATGGTGGAGAAGTAAAGATTTTATCCTTTGTGGATAACATTTCCACAACTGAAATTATTAATAAAATTATTGAAGTGTATAAAAAATAA
- a CDS encoding GNAT family N-acetyltransferase, whose amino-acid sequence MIREINVLDAKDIQEICKDELGYDVDINTVKTQIEKLSIDYKHHIIAVYEDKKASKVVGFVHAEMYESLYSDIGLNILGLAVNSNFQGKGIGKKLMVFVEEYALNNNVNFIRLNSGSHRLKAHKFYENIGYTCNKTQKRFIKIFQ is encoded by the coding sequence GTGATAAGAGAGATTAATGTACTAGATGCGAAAGATATACAAGAAATTTGTAAAGATGAGTTAGGATATGATGTTGATATTAATACTGTCAAGACGCAAATTGAAAAATTATCTATTGATTATAAACATCATATTATCGCAGTATATGAAGATAAAAAAGCAAGTAAGGTTGTTGGTTTTGTTCATGCAGAGATGTATGAAAGTTTATATAGTGATATTGGATTAAATATACTAGGATTAGCAGTAAATTCCAATTTTCAAGGCAAGGGTATTGGAAAAAAACTGATGGTTTTTGTTGAAGAATATGCTTTAAATAATAATGTTAATTTCATTAGATTAAATTCTGGTTCTCATCGTTTAAAAGCACATAAATTTTATGAGAATATTGGTTATACTTGTAATAAAACTCAAAAACGTTTTATAAAAATATTTCAATAA